One genomic segment of Bradyrhizobium prioriisuperbiae includes these proteins:
- the metG gene encoding methionine--tRNA ligase, which produces MANATNSGSSFYITTAIAYPNGVPHIGHAYEAIATDALARFQRLNGKDVFFLTGTDEHGLKMIQTAQNEKLTPMELATRNAARFKEMDQRLNISFDRFIRTSEPAHHASVQEIWKRMAAAGDIYLDSYAGWYSVRDEAYYAEDETVVGEDKVRRGPQGTPVEWVEEKSYFFRLSAYQDKLLALYENQPDFIGPESRKNEVVSFVKSGLKDLSVSRTTFDWGVKVPGDPEHVMYVWVDALTNYITGVGFPDESDSNWHYWPADLHIIGKDIIRFHAVYWPAFLMSAGVPVQKRVFAHGFLFNRGEKMSKSVGNVVDPFNLADQYGVDQLRYFLLREVSFGQDGSYNHEAIVARTNADLANDLGNLAQRSLSMIAKQFGGVLPTPGALSDNDKAILAQADGMLALARTAMDTQQIHQALGAIWVVVAEANRYFAGEAPWALAKTDPPRQGTVLYVTAEVIRQVAILAQPFMPDSAAKLLDILGVAADARTFATLGDTARIAPGSQLPPPAPVFPRYVEPIDDAGKGPGKA; this is translated from the coding sequence ATGGCGAATGCGACTAATTCCGGTTCCTCGTTCTACATCACGACCGCGATCGCTTACCCGAACGGCGTGCCGCATATCGGCCATGCCTACGAGGCGATCGCGACCGATGCGCTGGCGCGTTTTCAGCGGCTGAACGGCAAGGACGTGTTCTTCCTGACCGGGACCGACGAGCACGGCCTGAAGATGATTCAGACCGCGCAGAACGAAAAACTCACCCCGATGGAGCTCGCGACGCGCAACGCGGCGCGCTTCAAGGAGATGGACCAGCGGCTGAACATCTCGTTCGATCGTTTCATCCGGACGTCCGAACCCGCGCACCATGCATCGGTGCAGGAAATCTGGAAGCGGATGGCCGCGGCCGGCGATATCTACCTCGACAGCTATGCCGGCTGGTATTCGGTGCGCGACGAAGCCTATTACGCCGAGGACGAGACCGTCGTCGGCGAGGACAAGGTGCGCCGCGGTCCGCAGGGCACGCCGGTCGAGTGGGTGGAGGAGAAGAGTTATTTCTTCCGGCTGTCGGCCTACCAGGACAAACTGCTGGCGCTGTACGAAAACCAGCCGGATTTCATCGGCCCGGAGTCGCGCAAGAATGAAGTGGTCTCGTTCGTCAAAAGCGGGCTCAAGGACCTCTCGGTCTCGCGCACCACCTTCGACTGGGGCGTCAAGGTGCCGGGCGATCCCGAGCACGTGATGTATGTGTGGGTCGATGCGCTGACCAACTACATCACCGGCGTCGGCTTTCCCGACGAGAGCGACTCGAACTGGCACTACTGGCCGGCGGACCTGCACATCATCGGCAAGGACATCATCCGTTTCCATGCGGTGTACTGGCCGGCGTTCCTGATGTCGGCGGGTGTCCCGGTGCAGAAGCGGGTTTTTGCCCACGGCTTTCTGTTCAACCGCGGCGAGAAGATGTCGAAGTCGGTCGGCAACGTGGTCGATCCGTTCAACCTGGCGGACCAGTATGGCGTCGACCAACTGCGTTACTTTCTGCTGCGTGAAGTTTCGTTCGGGCAGGACGGCAGCTACAATCACGAAGCGATCGTCGCCCGCACCAATGCCGATCTCGCCAACGATCTCGGCAACCTGGCGCAGCGCTCGCTCTCGATGATCGCCAAGCAATTTGGCGGCGTGCTGCCGACGCCCGGCGCGTTGAGCGACAACGACAAGGCGATCCTGGCGCAGGCCGACGGCATGCTGGCGCTTGCGCGCACCGCGATGGACACCCAGCAGATCCACCAGGCGCTCGGCGCGATCTGGGTCGTTGTCGCCGAAGCCAACCGCTATTTCGCCGGCGAGGCGCCGTGGGCGCTGGCCAAGACCGATCCTCCAAGGCAGGGCACGGTGCTGTATGTGACGGCCGAAGTGATCCGGCAGGTCGCGATCCTCGCGCAGCCGTTCATGCCGGACTCCGCCGCCAAGCTGCTGGACATCCTGGGCGTCGCGGCCGATGCCCGCACGTTCGCGACGCTGGGCGACACCGCGCGCATTGCGCCCGGCAGCCAGCTGCCGCCGCCTGCGCCAGTGTTTCCGCGTTATGTCGAGCCAATCGATGATGCCGGCAAGGGACCGGGCAAGGCGTGA
- a CDS encoding MBL fold metallo-hydrolase, with the protein MTTTLTILGCGSSAGVPRPALGWGACNPNNPKNRRLRCSLLAERQSERGITRVLIDTSPDLREQLISANVEHMDAVFLTHEHADQTHGIDDLRSVVLHQRARIPVYLNKSTADHILLRFSYCFVAPPGSDYPPILTHHSIEAGESRTISGKGGDLTLTAFNLQHGNIPALGYRIGDAAYSPDVSDIPSASFAALEGLELWIIDALRYAPHPSHFSLSDALGWIDRFKPKRAVITNLHSDLDYDEVSAKLPAHVVTGYDGMRLTLERA; encoded by the coding sequence ATGACCACCACGCTTACCATCCTGGGATGCGGATCGTCCGCCGGCGTGCCACGTCCGGCGCTGGGTTGGGGCGCGTGCAACCCGAACAACCCGAAAAACCGCCGGCTGCGCTGCTCGCTGCTGGCCGAAAGACAATCCGAGCGCGGCATCACGCGGGTGCTGATCGACACCTCGCCCGACCTGCGCGAGCAATTGATCAGCGCCAATGTCGAGCACATGGACGCGGTGTTTCTGACCCATGAGCATGCCGACCAGACTCATGGCATCGACGACCTGCGCTCGGTGGTGCTGCACCAGCGCGCGCGGATACCGGTCTACCTCAACAAGTCGACCGCGGATCATATCCTGCTGCGGTTCTCCTACTGTTTCGTGGCGCCGCCGGGCAGCGACTATCCGCCGATCCTGACCCATCATTCCATCGAGGCCGGCGAGAGCCGCACGATCAGCGGGAAGGGCGGCGATCTCACGCTTACGGCATTCAACCTGCAGCATGGCAACATCCCGGCGCTGGGCTATCGCATCGGCGACGCCGCCTATTCGCCCGACGTCAGCGATATTCCCAGCGCGAGCTTTGCCGCGCTGGAAGGGCTCGAACTCTGGATCATCGACGCGCTGCGTTATGCGCCGCACCCCAGTCACTTCAGTCTCTCCGACGCACTGGGCTGGATCGATCGCTTCAAGCCGAAGCGGGCCGTGATCACCAACCTGCATTCTGACCTCGATTATGACGAGGTCAGTGCCAAGCTGCCGGCGCATGTCGTCACCGGCTATGACGGCATGCGGTTGACGCTGGAGCGGGCGTAG
- a CDS encoding septal ring lytic transglycosylase RlpA family protein, translated as MGILRAKRVGQAARVAAVAGACVVLANCAGSNSKLSSRVDPKYGVSSSPRVVEFGEPVPKGGGGYRVGKPYMVGGRQYVPEENTNYRAEGLASWYGDAFHGRLTANGEVFDMTSLTAAHPTLPMPCYVRVTNLGNGKSLVVRVNDRGPYHGNRLIDVSNNAARLLDFKGNGIARVRVEYVGRAPLEGSDDRMLEATLRTGAPAPAPSAVRIASAKPFVPEVVPAGRAIRGDVPMPEGRPYTLGHTTQDIASVSATSEMSASRSRRSGGRAIENPHAVSYEANATYQAQDENPSAAPAPVMTRPVSAYAPANGSQDGITTLLSGRGLY; from the coding sequence ATGGGGATTCTGAGAGCAAAGCGGGTCGGTCAGGCTGCGCGGGTTGCGGCTGTGGCTGGCGCCTGTGTTGTTCTCGCCAACTGTGCAGGCTCCAACAGCAAACTCTCGAGCCGAGTCGATCCCAAGTATGGCGTGTCGTCCAGCCCCCGGGTGGTCGAGTTCGGCGAGCCCGTTCCCAAGGGTGGCGGCGGCTACCGGGTCGGCAAGCCCTATATGGTCGGCGGGCGGCAATACGTGCCCGAAGAAAACACCAACTATCGAGCCGAGGGCCTGGCCTCCTGGTACGGCGACGCCTTCCACGGCCGCCTGACAGCCAATGGCGAAGTCTTCGACATGACCTCGCTGACCGCCGCGCATCCCACCTTGCCGATGCCGTGCTACGTCCGGGTCACCAATCTCGGCAATGGCAAATCCCTGGTCGTGCGTGTCAATGATCGCGGTCCCTATCACGGCAATCGTTTGATCGACGTCTCAAACAATGCCGCCAGGTTGTTGGATTTCAAGGGAAATGGCATCGCGCGGGTGCGCGTTGAATATGTCGGCCGGGCGCCTTTGGAAGGCTCCGACGACCGGATGCTGGAAGCCACGCTGCGAACCGGCGCGCCGGCTCCGGCGCCGTCCGCAGTGCGGATTGCCTCCGCCAAACCGTTCGTCCCCGAGGTCGTTCCGGCGGGCCGGGCCATTCGTGGCGACGTGCCGATGCCCGAGGGGCGCCCCTATACGCTGGGACATACGACCCAGGACATAGCCTCGGTCAGCGCCACCTCGGAAATGTCGGCCTCGCGCAGCCGGCGATCGGGCGGACGTGCCATCGAGAACCCGCACGCCGTGTCTTATGAGGCCAATGCGACCTATCAGGCCCAGGATGAGAATCCGTCCGCGGCTCCGGCTCCGGTCATGACCCGTCCGGTCTCGGCCTATGCCCCCGCGAACGGCAGCCAGGACGGCATCACCACGCTGTTGTCCGGCCGGGGACTGTACTGA
- a CDS encoding acyl-homoserine-lactone synthase: MTEIHVIRKENRHLYEHLFDLYHRLRYDIYVRQRRWMALDRPDGREIDQFDTDDAVYLLALEGTRIVGGMRAIPTTCPTLLSEIFPQLNLRSPIHRPDVYELSRILVVPERRGEQAGPGLATMLQAAIIEYGLSVGLTGFTIVLETWWLPRFEEQGWRAKPLGLPMDIDGMSTVAVYVSCDEETWDDMVQRKGIAGPMLHWLNLSSVPRVDISLSCRPTLQVF; this comes from the coding sequence ATGACGGAGATTCACGTTATCCGGAAGGAGAACCGGCATCTTTATGAGCACTTGTTCGATCTATATCACCGATTGCGCTACGACATCTATGTCAGGCAGCGACGCTGGATGGCGCTGGACCGGCCCGACGGCCGCGAGATCGATCAGTTCGACACCGACGACGCGGTGTATCTTCTGGCGCTAGAAGGAACGCGCATTGTCGGCGGCATGCGGGCCATTCCGACGACATGCCCGACATTGCTGAGCGAAATCTTTCCGCAGCTCAACCTGCGGTCTCCGATTCATCGCCCCGACGTCTACGAATTGTCCCGGATATTGGTCGTCCCTGAACGTCGCGGCGAGCAGGCCGGGCCGGGGCTGGCGACGATGCTGCAAGCGGCGATCATCGAATACGGTCTCAGCGTCGGCCTCACTGGGTTCACCATCGTGCTGGAGACTTGGTGGCTGCCGCGGTTCGAGGAGCAGGGATGGCGGGCGAAGCCGCTGGGCTTGCCTATGGACATCGACGGCATGTCGACCGTTGCAGTGTACGTCTCATGCGACGAGGAGACCTGGGACGACATGGTCCAGCGCAAGGGCATCGCCGGGCCGATGCTGCACTGGCTCAATCTCAGTTCGGTGCCGCGCGTCGATATCAGCTTGAGCTGCAGGCCAACATTGCAGGTTTTCTAG
- a CDS encoding metallophosphoesterase: MTRSYVIPDLHGRHDLLVAALDVIATRAHGDPLTLITLGDYVDKGPHSRQVIATISALQSDPPTGWRMICLMGNHDWMMREAVRKPETQEFWMARGGDIALASYADMPDGGIPEAHVRWLEALAPMHVDRHRVFVHAGVDSGQPLDQQSERTLLWKRYPDDDADGYGERHVVHGLDRFPDGPKLLRGRTNLDTMAWATGRLVIGVFENDRPGGPVDLIEVRGVPFAAPSSSSKAS, encoded by the coding sequence ATGACCCGCAGTTACGTCATCCCCGATCTGCATGGACGGCACGATCTCCTGGTCGCAGCGCTCGACGTGATCGCGACCCGCGCCCATGGTGATCCACTGACCCTGATCACGCTCGGCGACTACGTCGACAAAGGACCCCACAGCCGCCAGGTGATCGCGACGATAAGCGCTCTGCAGAGCGATCCGCCGACTGGATGGCGTATGATCTGCCTGATGGGCAATCATGACTGGATGATGCGCGAGGCCGTGCGCAAGCCGGAGACGCAGGAGTTCTGGATGGCGCGGGGCGGGGACATCGCGCTGGCGTCTTATGCGGACATGCCGGACGGCGGCATTCCCGAGGCTCATGTGCGCTGGCTCGAAGCTCTGGCCCCGATGCACGTCGACCGCCACCGCGTATTCGTCCATGCCGGGGTCGACAGCGGACAGCCACTGGATCAGCAGAGCGAGCGGACGCTGCTGTGGAAACGCTACCCCGACGATGACGCCGATGGATATGGCGAGCGCCATGTCGTGCACGGGCTCGATCGGTTTCCGGACGGGCCGAAACTGCTGCGGGGGCGGACCAATCTGGACACCATGGCCTGGGCGACCGGCCGGCTGGTGATCGGCGTGTTCGAAAACGATCGTCCCGGGGGTCCGGTGGACTTGATCGAAGTCCGTGGCGTGCCGTTCGCGGCTCCCTCATCATCGAGCAAGGCCAGTTGA
- a CDS encoding DNA polymerase III subunit delta': MSSKSSDPKLEVRAPRETVALFGHEDAEATLLAAYRSGRIPHAWLIGGANGIGKATLAYRMARFVLANPDPSAASVQTAGSLQIDAAHPAVRQIAGGSHGGLLTLERTANDKGVLRTVITVDETRETIGFFGSTAAAEGWRICIVDTVDELNANASNALLKVLEEPPERSLFLLISHAPARILPTIQSRCRKLLLRPLSVDNVSRAAAESAGLDAGDGSLREAAEASEGSVARALMLIAGDALGLHHRTAALLATLPHVDPKALHALGDALGNNDRTAIAAFVDTIDRWMSERLRAPDANANLPRLARLAEVWEKINRAARDTESYNLERKPLVFSVFGLLADVTR; the protein is encoded by the coding sequence GTGAGCAGCAAATCATCCGATCCGAAACTCGAGGTTCGCGCGCCGCGCGAGACCGTTGCGCTGTTCGGTCACGAGGACGCCGAAGCGACACTGCTCGCCGCCTATCGCAGCGGCCGGATTCCGCATGCCTGGCTGATCGGCGGCGCCAACGGTATCGGCAAGGCCACGCTGGCCTACCGGATGGCGCGCTTCGTGCTCGCCAATCCGGATCCCTCAGCGGCAAGCGTGCAAACCGCCGGCAGCCTGCAGATCGACGCGGCGCATCCGGCGGTGCGTCAGATCGCCGGCGGCAGTCACGGCGGACTGCTGACACTCGAACGCACCGCGAACGACAAGGGCGTGCTGCGCACCGTCATCACGGTGGATGAGACACGTGAGACCATCGGCTTTTTCGGCTCGACCGCGGCCGCCGAAGGTTGGCGGATCTGCATCGTCGACACCGTCGACGAACTCAACGCCAATGCGTCGAATGCGCTGCTCAAGGTGCTGGAGGAGCCGCCGGAACGTTCGCTTTTCCTGCTGATCAGCCACGCGCCGGCCCGTATCCTGCCGACCATCCAGTCGCGCTGCCGGAAACTTTTGCTGCGGCCGCTGAGTGTGGACAATGTGAGCCGCGCCGCTGCCGAGAGTGCCGGTCTGGACGCCGGCGATGGATCGCTGCGCGAGGCGGCGGAGGCCTCCGAGGGCAGCGTGGCGCGCGCTTTGATGCTGATCGCCGGTGATGCCCTGGGATTGCACCATCGCACAGCGGCACTGCTCGCCACCCTGCCACATGTCGATCCCAAGGCCCTGCATGCGCTGGGCGATGCGCTTGGCAACAACGATCGGACCGCGATCGCGGCGTTCGTCGATACCATCGACCGCTGGATGAGCGAACGGCTGAGGGCGCCCGACGCCAATGCCAACCTGCCGCGGCTTGCACGGCTGGCGGAGGTATGGGAAAAGATCAATCGCGCTGCGCGTGACACCGAATCCTACAATCTGGAGCGAAAACCCCTGGTTTTCTCGGTATTTGGGCTTCTCGCAGACGTGACGCGCTGA
- the tmk gene encoding dTMP kinase, whose translation MKRGRFITFEGGEGAGKSTQIKLLADRLTAGNVRAVVTREPGGSPGAEIMRHLVLSGIGKVLGPEAETLLFAAARDDHVHLVIEPSLARGVWVLCDRFSDSTRAYQGSLGKVDPALIEALERVTIGSLRPDLTLVLDLPVEVGLKRAAKRRGSAAPDRFEAENVDFHQKLREAYHRIAGEHPERCVIIDANASAPTVATRIWRVVKERFNELPRQSKKAVHP comes from the coding sequence ATGAAGCGCGGGCGCTTCATAACCTTTGAAGGCGGCGAGGGCGCCGGCAAGTCGACCCAGATCAAGCTGCTGGCCGACCGGCTGACGGCGGGCAATGTGCGTGCGGTGGTGACACGCGAGCCCGGCGGATCGCCCGGCGCCGAGATCATGCGGCATCTGGTGCTGTCGGGAATCGGCAAGGTGCTGGGACCCGAGGCGGAAACCCTGCTGTTCGCGGCCGCCCGCGACGATCATGTCCATCTGGTGATCGAGCCGTCGCTGGCGCGCGGCGTGTGGGTGCTGTGCGACCGCTTTTCGGATTCGACGCGGGCGTATCAGGGAAGCCTCGGCAAAGTCGATCCGGCGCTGATCGAAGCGCTGGAGCGGGTGACCATCGGCAGCCTGCGCCCGGACCTGACGCTGGTGCTGGATCTTCCCGTCGAGGTGGGATTGAAGCGTGCCGCCAAGCGGCGCGGCAGTGCGGCGCCCGACCGGTTTGAGGCGGAGAATGTCGATTTCCACCAGAAGCTGCGCGAGGCCTATCATCGCATCGCCGGGGAGCACCCTGAGCGCTGTGTGATCATCGATGCGAATGCGTCGGCGCCGACGGTTGCGACCCGGATCTGGCGAGTGGTCAAGGAGCGGTTTAACGAGCTGCCGCGACAGTCCAAGAAAGCCGTGCATCCGTGA
- a CDS encoding dienelactone hydrolase: protein MRFSTFALAVCFSFMATLSHAAGLKLFEVPADAEGAALQAAMWSPCAVPSGEVQLGRATLPGVRDCPIEGDKLPLIVVSHGYGGSYLGHHDTAETLADAGFVVVALNHPDDTSTSSEATHGRPALTNRPTDIKRLIDFMLGASPDAARIDPQRIGFFGFSRGGYTGLVVGGANPDFLQLRPRCQDQADTACRSLDPSSLPTQPLTHDPRIKVLVIADPLSVVFPTADSLKDIRVPLQLWSSERGGDGVFPQDVAAVASHLPVKADFHLVPNSGHFAFLAPCSAGLAKARPELCIDAPDFDRVAFHRDLDAQALAFFREHLAGTVQH from the coding sequence ATGCGATTCTCGACATTCGCCCTCGCCGTCTGTTTCAGCTTCATGGCAACGCTGTCTCACGCCGCGGGCTTGAAACTCTTCGAAGTTCCGGCCGATGCCGAAGGAGCGGCGCTGCAAGCGGCCATGTGGTCGCCGTGTGCTGTCCCATCAGGTGAGGTGCAACTCGGACGTGCGACTCTCCCCGGCGTGCGCGATTGTCCGATCGAGGGCGACAAGCTGCCGCTCATTGTCGTGTCGCACGGATATGGCGGCAGTTATCTGGGGCATCACGACACGGCTGAAACCCTCGCCGACGCCGGCTTTGTGGTGGTCGCGCTGAATCATCCGGACGATACCTCCACCTCCAGCGAGGCGACCCATGGTCGGCCGGCGCTGACCAACCGTCCGACCGACATCAAGCGGCTGATCGATTTCATGCTCGGCGCATCGCCTGATGCGGCACGGATCGATCCGCAACGCATCGGCTTTTTCGGCTTTTCGCGCGGTGGGTACACCGGCCTTGTCGTTGGCGGAGCCAACCCGGATTTCCTGCAGTTGCGTCCGCGCTGCCAGGACCAGGCCGACACGGCCTGCAGATCTCTCGACCCGAGCAGCTTGCCGACGCAGCCGCTCACGCACGATCCGCGCATCAAGGTCCTTGTCATTGCCGACCCGCTGTCCGTCGTTTTTCCCACGGCCGACAGCCTGAAAGACATCAGGGTGCCACTGCAGCTCTGGAGTTCGGAACGCGGCGGCGATGGCGTGTTTCCGCAGGATGTTGCTGCGGTCGCCAGCCATTTACCGGTGAAGGCCGATTTTCATCTCGTCCCCAATTCCGGGCATTTTGCTTTCCTGGCGCCGTGTTCAGCCGGGCTCGCCAAAGCGCGGCCGGAGCTTTGCATCGACGCACCGGATTTCGATCGCGTTGCCTTTCACAGGGACCTCGATGCGCAGGCGCTCGCGTTCTTTCGCGAGCATCTGGCTGGAACCGTTCAGCATTAA
- a CDS encoding D-alanyl-D-alanine carboxypeptidase family protein codes for MAHAANNSVQGAKKEEGGLDIDAPTAILVEAKSGAVLFEKNADQPVPPSSMLKLMTAEFVFNALRKGDIKATDQYVVSENAWRRGGAPAGGPTMFAAIHSRVGIEDLLRGMIIDNGNDSAMVLAEGIAGSEREFATMLTKRAQEIGLTQSTFANATGMSDPNNKMTVRDVAKLARHVIQTYPDYYKLYNEREFTWNKIRQQNRNPLLNAMSGSDGLIAGSTKDGGYGAVTSAVQETTRLIVVVNGLDDPDDRVTEAKKLLDWGFRNFEVRTLFEPDRVVGYAKVFGGSSGSVGLASREPVSVMVQRGGGDKLIARIVYQGPVRAPVEPGRQVGVVRVWRGPNVAVETPLYTAETVGVGSTIRRAFDGVSELVIGLFRSGTRKL; via the coding sequence ATCGCCCATGCCGCCAACAACAGCGTCCAGGGGGCCAAGAAAGAAGAGGGCGGCCTCGACATCGATGCGCCGACCGCGATTCTGGTTGAAGCGAAAAGCGGCGCCGTGTTGTTCGAGAAGAACGCCGATCAGCCGGTGCCGCCCTCCAGCATGCTGAAGCTGATGACGGCGGAGTTCGTCTTCAACGCGTTGCGCAAGGGCGACATCAAGGCCACCGACCAGTATGTGGTGAGCGAGAACGCCTGGCGCCGGGGCGGCGCGCCGGCGGGTGGCCCGACCATGTTCGCCGCGATCCACAGCCGGGTCGGCATCGAGGACCTGCTGCGTGGCATGATCATCGACAATGGCAACGATTCCGCGATGGTGCTGGCGGAAGGGATTGCCGGCAGCGAACGCGAGTTCGCAACGATGCTGACCAAGCGCGCGCAAGAGATCGGGCTGACGCAATCGACCTTCGCCAACGCCACCGGGATGTCCGATCCCAACAACAAGATGACGGTGCGCGATGTCGCAAAACTCGCGCGGCATGTCATTCAGACCTACCCCGACTACTACAAGCTCTACAACGAACGCGAATTCACCTGGAACAAGATCCGCCAGCAAAATCGCAATCCGCTGCTCAATGCCATGTCGGGCTCCGATGGCCTGATCGCGGGATCGACCAAGGACGGCGGTTATGGTGCGGTCACCTCGGCGGTGCAGGAGACGACCCGGCTGATCGTGGTGGTCAACGGCCTCGACGATCCGGACGATCGCGTCACCGAGGCGAAGAAGCTGCTGGATTGGGGTTTCCGCAACTTCGAGGTGCGGACGCTGTTCGAACCGGATCGGGTGGTTGGTTATGCCAAGGTGTTCGGCGGCAGCAGTGGTTCGGTTGGCCTTGCCAGCCGCGAGCCGGTCAGTGTCATGGTCCAACGAGGCGGCGGCGATAAGCTGATTGCACGCATCGTCTATCAAGGACCCGTGCGGGCGCCGGTCGAGCCGGGCCGGCAGGTGGGTGTGGTCAGGGTTTGGCGCGGCCCCAATGTCGCCGTGGAGACGCCGCTCTATACCGCTGAAACCGTCGGCGTCGGATCGACCATACGGCGTGCGTTCGACGGCGTCAGCGAACTTGTCATCGGGCTGTTCCGCTCCGGCACCCGCAAACTGTGA
- a CDS encoding alpha/beta hydrolase translates to MSSSRMLSVNGIDMFIRESGSGPLVLLCHGWPELSYSWRHQLSALADAGFHVVAPDMRGFGRTGAPVEIDAYTIFHTTGDIVALVAALGEKQAIIIGHDWGAPVAWHAALFRPDIFTAVGGLSVPPPSRGRGRPLQSLHDQGITNFYWQYFQELGAAEREFEQDVDFTMHAVFSKGFSSDSAMSQFLQDGFGFLGDRAIPRPLPPWITQDDIAHFIASYRASGFRGGLNWYRNIDRNWDLTAPWQGAKIHQPSIFIAGSNDEVVTGLIGAKRIKDMETVLPGLRRKLIIDGAGHWIQQECADEVNAALIGFLKEAS, encoded by the coding sequence ATGTCATCCTCTCGCATGCTCTCGGTCAACGGAATCGACATGTTCATCCGCGAAAGCGGCAGCGGACCGCTGGTGCTGCTCTGTCATGGATGGCCGGAACTGTCCTATTCATGGCGGCATCAGCTGAGCGCGCTGGCCGATGCCGGCTTTCACGTGGTCGCCCCGGACATGCGCGGCTTTGGACGCACCGGCGCGCCTGTGGAGATCGACGCCTACACGATTTTCCACACCACCGGCGACATCGTCGCCCTGGTCGCCGCCCTCGGTGAAAAGCAGGCCATCATTATCGGCCACGACTGGGGCGCCCCGGTCGCCTGGCACGCTGCGCTATTCAGGCCGGATATTTTCACCGCCGTCGGGGGGTTGAGCGTGCCGCCGCCGTCGCGCGGCCGCGGCCGGCCGCTGCAGTCCCTGCATGACCAGGGCATCACCAACTTCTACTGGCAGTATTTCCAGGAGCTTGGCGCCGCCGAGCGCGAGTTCGAGCAGGACGTCGACTTCACCATGCATGCGGTGTTCTCGAAAGGTTTCTCCTCCGACAGCGCCATGTCGCAGTTCCTGCAGGACGGCTTCGGGTTTCTCGGCGATCGCGCGATCCCGCGTCCACTGCCGCCGTGGATCACCCAGGACGACATCGCCCATTTTATTGCGTCCTATCGCGCCTCGGGCTTCCGCGGCGGCCTGAACTGGTATCGCAATATCGACCGTAATTGGGACCTGACGGCGCCCTGGCAAGGCGCCAAGATCCATCAGCCGTCGATCTTCATTGCCGGATCGAACGACGAGGTCGTGACTGGGTTGATCGGGGCCAAGCGCATCAAGGACATGGAGACCGTGCTGCCCGGCCTGCGGCGCAAGCTCATCATCGACGGCGCCGGCCACTGGATCCAGCAGGAATGCGCGGACGAGGTGAACGCGGCCCTGATCGGCTTCCTGAAAGAGGCCAGCTAA
- a CDS encoding TatD family hydrolase, producing MLVDSHCHLDFPDFAEDLDGIVARAEAAGVGHIVTISTRVRRIQGLLDITARFPNVYCSVGTHPHHADEEDGILAEELIALTRHPKVVALGEAGLDYFYDNGSPAAQERGFRAHIAAARATGLPLVIHTREADVDCGHILDEEMAKGPFRAVLHCYTGGRDLAMKAIAHGLSISFTGILTFKASQVLRDLAAELPADRIMVETDAPYLAPGKLRGKRNEPAFVVETAKVLAETRGVSLEEISRQTTENFFRLFSKVPKPDATA from the coding sequence ATGCTGGTCGACAGTCATTGCCATCTGGATTTTCCGGATTTCGCCGAGGACCTGGACGGGATCGTTGCCCGCGCCGAGGCCGCGGGTGTTGGACACATCGTGACCATCTCGACGCGCGTTCGTCGTATCCAGGGATTGCTCGACATCACGGCGCGCTTTCCGAATGTCTATTGTTCGGTCGGCACCCATCCGCATCATGCGGATGAGGAGGACGGCATTCTGGCCGAGGAATTGATCGCGCTGACGCGGCATCCGAAGGTGGTGGCGCTGGGCGAGGCGGGGCTGGATTATTTTTACGACAATGGCTCGCCGGCGGCGCAAGAGCGCGGCTTTCGCGCCCACATTGCGGCCGCGCGCGCGACTGGGCTGCCGCTGGTGATCCATACCCGCGAGGCGGACGTGGACTGCGGCCACATTCTCGACGAGGAGATGGCGAAGGGGCCGTTTCGTGCGGTGCTGCATTGCTACACCGGCGGCCGGGACCTGGCGATGAAGGCGATCGCGCACGGCCTGTCGATTTCATTCACCGGCATTCTCACTTTCAAGGCCTCGCAGGTGCTGCGCGATCTCGCCGCCGAACTGCCGGCGGACCGCATCATGGTCGAGACCGACGCGCCATATCTCGCGCCCGGCAAACTCCGCGGCAAACGCAACGAGCCGGCCTTTGTGGTGGAAACCGCGAAGGTGCTGGCGGAGACGCGCGGGGTTTCTCTTGAAGAGATCTCGCGACAGACCACCGAGAATTTCTTCCGCCTGTTCAGCAAGGTTCCCAAGCCGGACGCCACTGCATGA